One part of the Anaeromyxobacter sp. Fw109-5 genome encodes these proteins:
- a CDS encoding cytochrome c: protein MNRILNSLAVGALVAGLTTSGCGDGSSPPAADAQATAAVRAAARELSPGVAPEQAVKTFMDVLNELRTVPALAPLFENYRVPKPVASEGSTGVVPLLGVVKITRDREGNVTVTNRETGGLIFSAPLTDLAAGVFHPENLPAGVTPPTACTYTYSDWSACQPDGTQTRTVISSSPEGCTGTPVLTQSCTYGEPPVTCSSFTYSDWDACQPDGTQTRTVLTSSPEGCTGGSPELSQPCTYTPPVTCTSFTYSDWSACQSDGTQTRTVLTSSPEGCTGGSPVLSQACTYTPPAVECTSFTYSDWSACQPDGTQTRSVLTSSPDGCTGGTPIVQQACTYTPPIDGAALYGQSCASCHGPLETSNLKGRGMTVQMIKDGNMTFGLTDEQLQAIVSVIGP, encoded by the coding sequence ATGAACCGGATTCTCAACTCGCTCGCCGTCGGCGCGCTCGTCGCCGGGTTGACGACCAGTGGATGCGGCGACGGCAGCTCCCCGCCCGCCGCCGACGCGCAGGCCACCGCGGCCGTCCGCGCGGCCGCGAGGGAGCTGTCACCCGGGGTCGCGCCCGAGCAGGCGGTGAAGACGTTCATGGACGTCCTCAACGAGCTGCGCACGGTCCCGGCGCTCGCCCCGCTGTTCGAGAACTACCGGGTCCCGAAGCCCGTGGCGAGCGAGGGGAGCACCGGCGTCGTGCCGCTGCTCGGCGTCGTCAAGATCACCCGCGACCGCGAAGGGAACGTGACGGTCACCAACCGCGAGACGGGCGGGCTGATCTTCTCGGCACCGCTCACGGACCTCGCCGCCGGCGTGTTCCACCCGGAGAACCTTCCGGCGGGCGTGACCCCTCCGACGGCGTGCACGTACACCTACTCGGACTGGAGCGCCTGCCAGCCGGACGGGACGCAGACGCGGACGGTGATCTCCTCCAGCCCGGAGGGCTGCACGGGTACGCCCGTCCTCACGCAGTCGTGCACGTACGGCGAGCCCCCGGTGACGTGCTCGAGCTTCACCTACTCGGACTGGGACGCGTGCCAGCCCGACGGGACGCAGACGCGCACCGTGCTGACGTCCTCGCCCGAGGGCTGCACGGGCGGTAGCCCCGAGCTCTCGCAGCCGTGCACCTACACTCCCCCGGTGACCTGCACGAGCTTCACCTACTCGGACTGGAGCGCCTGCCAGTCCGACGGGACGCAGACGCGCACGGTGCTGACGTCCTCGCCCGAGGGCTGCACCGGCGGTAGCCCGGTGCTCTCGCAGGCCTGCACGTACACGCCGCCCGCCGTCGAGTGCACCTCCTTCACCTACTCGGACTGGAGCGCCTGCCAGCCGGACGGAACGCAGACGCGCTCCGTGCTCACCTCGTCGCCGGACGGCTGCACCGGCGGCACACCCATCGTCCAGCAGGCCTGCACGTACACGCCCCCGATCGACGGGGCCGCGCTGTACGGCCAGTCCTGCGCGAGCTGCCACGGGCCGCTCGAGACGAGCAACCTGAAGGGCAGGGGCATGACCGTCCAGATGATCAAGGACGGCAACATGACGTTCGGCCTGACGGATGAGCAGCTGCAGGCGATCGTCAGCGTGATCGGTCCGTAA